The genome window TTGACTTGTTACACAATTTATTGAATGTTCTACTAAATCCTTAAAACCAATGACTTCTCCCCCTATTTCAGATACCCATGAAGTAGCAGAAAAAGACTATCATGCAGTTCGTTATTTTCAGTTTGGTAACAAGCCCGATGCAAGCTACATCCTTACTTCTGACCCCTTAAGTTATCTCAAAGCTTGGTTTGACAATCGTATTAGTCAAGAAGCAGAAGAGAGCAAAAAACAACCACTAAAAAAAGCCAAGTACTTTGTAAACCTTTCCCAAGAGTTTTATACGGCTTTTCTTGCAGTAAAAATGCCCTCAAAAGGAGTACTTCTTTACTATTCATTTCTCAATTTAGTAAAAGCCTACCTGTCTGCCAATGGTAGAGAAATGGAAACTACAGAACAGGAACATCATGGTTTATCTTTGAATAGCAATGGTAATGGTCTTAAGCTGGCAAAATCAAGTGGGCAAGGCAATGGTACACTCATATTCCAAACATTTGCAGAATTGCTGGAACAGCCAGTGCATTCGTCAGCAGGAGATATTCTTATTGATGATATTCTTCAGTCATTGATTGAGATTCATGGTTTAGGAGCTTCTCTTGATAGTTGGCAAGGCAAACCCAAATATTTACCCATTGATTTGCATATTATGTGTAAAAACAGAAAACAACTTTACTATGAATTATCTTATGATAAAAAACAGGACAAGCGTTTAGATACTACAAAACTCAAATCTGTTTCCGAAATCATCAAGAATGAAGAATTAGGTAGACAAAATAACAAATCTTATTACAAATCAATCAAGTTCTTCGATTATAACAATGATGATCAAGGTTGGAAAGATGCTTATCAAAACATAGTAAAAGAAGTTAATAACCTTAATATCACTACTTTGCTCA of Microscilla marina ATCC 23134 contains these proteins:
- a CDS encoding YaaC family protein, which gives rise to MTSPPISDTHEVAEKDYHAVRYFQFGNKPDASYILTSDPLSYLKAWFDNRISQEAEESKKQPLKKAKYFVNLSQEFYTAFLAVKMPSKGVLLYYSFLNLVKAYLSANGREMETTEQEHHGLSLNSNGNGLKLAKSSGQGNGTLIFQTFAELLEQPVHSSAGDILIDDILQSLIEIHGLGASLDSWQGKPKYLPIDLHIMCKNRKQLYYELSYDKKQDKRLDTTKLKSVSEIIKNEELGRQNNKSYYKSIKFFDYNNDDQGWKDAYQNIVKEVNNLNITTLLTRGGYRYYLYLGTPRLHRLCNTLAFAFYIGSVARYRPTLNETMLRGKHRAIIEEAVNACPKQFFYHLAGHITQEVYVVPMTKLD